A window of Pedococcus badiiscoriae genomic DNA:
AGGACCACATGGGCATGCCGCTCACCGAGGGCCTCATGCTCGTGCACAACGCCCTCGTCGGCGCGGGGTTGCGGGACCGGGTGCGGATCGGCGCCAGCGGGAAGGTGGCCGCCGGCAACGACATCGTCAAGCGGCTCATCCAGGGCGCCGACTACACCAACTCCGCCCGCGCGATGATGATGGCCGTCGGCTGCATCCAGGCCCAGCTGTGCCACACCGACAAGTGCCCGGTGGGCGTCGCCACCCAGGATCCACGGCGCGGCCACGCCCTCGACGTCGAAGACAAGAGCCAACGGGTCATGCACTACCAGCAGGGCACCGTCGAGGAGGCCGTCAAGATGATGGCCTCGATGGGCGCGCACGACCCGCGTCAGCTCTCGCCCACCCAGCTGCGCAAGGTCATCAACCCGTGGGAGACCCGCTCGTATGCCGAGCTGTTCGAGTGGCTCGCCCCCGGCCAGCTCGTGGCAGAGCCCCCGCAGTCGTGGGCCGCCGACTGGGCGGCAGCCGACCCGTCCGCCTTCCGACCCAGCCTGTCGAGCCCCAGGAGCTGAACCACGCATGAGCACCGTCGCAGAACTCATCGTCGAGGCCCTCGCGAACCACGGGGTGACGTCCATCTGGGGGGTGGTCGGGGACGCCCTCAACCCGGTCACCGACGCGATCCGGCGCGAGGACCGGGTCGAGTGGATCGGGGTCCGCCATGAGGAGGTCGCGGCGTTCGCGGCCTCCGCGCAGGCCCAGCTCACGGGCGACCTCGCGGTGTGCATGGGGACCGTCGGCCCGGGTTCGATCCACCTGCTCAACGGTCTGTACGACGCCAAGAAGTCGCACGCCCCGGTGCTGGCCATCTGCGGGCAGGTGCCGCTGCCGGAGGTGGGCACGGACTTCTTCCAGGAGGTCGACAACAACCGGCTGTTCAGCGACGTCGCGGTGTTCGCCGAGACGGTCACGAGCGCCGAGCAGATGCCGCACCTCCTCGAGCAGGCCGTCAACGCGGCCCTCGGCGCCCGCGGCGTCGCGGTGCTCACGCTGCCCGGCGACGTCGGGGGCCTCGACGTGGCCAAGGGTGCCCTCCCGCCGCGCTTCGTCCCGCCGGCACACCCGGCGGCCGCCTCGCCGGAGGCCATCCAGGCTGCGGCGGATGCCATCGGCGCCGACGCCAAGGTCACGCTGCTCGTCGGATGTGGCGCGCGCGGTGCTCGCGCGGAGGTGCTCCGGCTCGCCGAGACGCTCGCCGCGCCGATGGTGCTGACCCTCAAGGCCAAGGAAGGCTTCGAGCACGACAACCCGTACGCCGTGGGGCAGACGGGGCTGATCGGGAACCCCGCGGCGACGTCCGCCATGGACGACGCCGACGTCCTCGTGCTCGTGGGCACCGACTTCCCGTACCGGGACTGGATCCCGACCGGGAAGACCGTGATCCAGCTCGACTCCCGCGCAGAGCACGTCGGTCGGCGCACCGCGGTGGCGCACGGCCTCGTCGGTGATGCCGGGGCGACCCTGCGCGCCCTGCTCCCGATGCTCACGTCGCGCGAGCCCGGCCGACACCTGCAGAAGGCCCAGGAACGCTATGAGGAGT
This region includes:
- a CDS encoding thiamine pyrophosphate-dependent enzyme; protein product: MSTVAELIVEALANHGVTSIWGVVGDALNPVTDAIRREDRVEWIGVRHEEVAAFAASAQAQLTGDLAVCMGTVGPGSIHLLNGLYDAKKSHAPVLAICGQVPLPEVGTDFFQEVDNNRLFSDVAVFAETVTSAEQMPHLLEQAVNAALGARGVAVLTLPGDVGGLDVAKGALPPRFVPPAHPAAASPEAIQAAADAIGADAKVTLLVGCGARGARAEVLRLAETLAAPMVLTLKAKEGFEHDNPYAVGQTGLIGNPAATSAMDDADVLVLVGTDFPYRDWIPTGKTVIQLDSRAEHVGRRTAVAHGLVGDAGATLRALLPMLTSREPGRHLQKAQERYEEWMQAQRKLADPDHDESLLGRLRSKADNPDELIRPEAVAMAVDRHAGPDTIFTSDTGMSTVWLARLVPMSDNRRLIGSFNLGSMADAMPMALGAQALDRSRQVVAFCGDGGLMMLLGDLRTAVTYDLPVTFVVFNNGRLGMVKLEQEQGGLPEFGTVLDNPDLAAVGAALGLTTRRVTDPQDLDEAVAQALSSRVPYLLDVVTNPDEVAVPGRTKPSQAWGFAIAKAKEHIVSR